A single genomic interval of Lewinellaceae bacterium harbors:
- a CDS encoding OmpA family protein, with protein MKKTKIWMLPLLLLVLLSSCVSTKKFNALQSEKDELAASMAKIEQKVNMLEEENTKLNSEKATLDQNISQVRTQLSSTETQLKDVEKNLNDKQVQINQIRSAMDEAFTTVEDAVLESNQRLVELEDMLYVDMDDPINFKTGSAVVSKDDQETLDKIATMLKANPDMHFIVEGHADKRSIHTDKYQDNWDLSAARSIEVVRKLIKMGVDPKQLTAAGRAEFMPTAEGTDADSLAKNRRTEIIVVPNIGKLYEMHKNKTLGPKS; from the coding sequence ATGAAAAAGACGAAGATTTGGATGCTACCATTGTTATTGCTTGTGTTGTTGTCTTCATGTGTAAGCACAAAGAAATTCAATGCACTGCAAAGTGAAAAGGATGAACTTGCTGCCAGCATGGCCAAGATTGAGCAAAAAGTGAACATGCTGGAAGAAGAGAACACCAAGCTTAACAGCGAAAAAGCCACCCTTGATCAAAACATCAGTCAGGTCCGTACCCAGCTTTCATCTACAGAAACCCAACTGAAAGATGTTGAGAAAAACCTGAATGACAAGCAAGTACAAATTAATCAGATCCGTTCTGCTATGGATGAGGCATTCACCACCGTAGAAGACGCCGTACTGGAATCCAATCAACGTCTGGTTGAACTGGAAGACATGCTATACGTCGACATGGATGATCCTATCAACTTTAAAACCGGGTCTGCTGTGGTTAGTAAAGACGACCAGGAAACACTGGACAAAATTGCTACCATGCTGAAAGCTAATCCTGATATGCACTTTATCGTTGAAGGTCATGCGGACAAGCGTTCCATTCATACGGACAAATACCAGGACAACTGGGATCTGAGTGCTGCCCGCAGTATTGAAGTTGTGCGTAAGTTGATCAAGATGGGCGTAGATCCAAAGCAACTTACTGCTGCCGGCCGGGCCGAGTTTATGCCTACCGCTGAAGGTACCGACGCGGATTCACTGGCTAAGAATCGTCGTACAGAAATCATTGTTGTACCCAACATTGGCAAATTGTACGAAATGCATAAGAACAAAACATTGGGTCCTAAGAGCTGA
- a CDS encoding aldo/keto reductase: MSTVKLGSQGLQVPAIGLGCMGMSDFYGSSSEANNLAVLDRAVDIGCTFWDTADMYGPFTNEQLLAKALRGRRNQITLATKFGISRGEDGSWLGTKGSASYVRASCEASLKRLGTDHIDLYYQHRVDPKTPIEETVGAMVELVKAGKVRYIGLSEADPETIARAHAVHPVSALQTEYSLWSREVEAEIIPTLKRLDIGFVAYSPLGRGFLSGSIRSRKDLEPGDWRLQNPRFSEEAIAKNIQLADAVAEVATELNVTPAQVALAWLLSRDIPISAIPGTRSIPRLEENWSSQEIRLQDQHLKRLESLIDEGVAGNRY, from the coding sequence ATGTCAACGGTTAAATTAGGATCACAAGGCCTGCAGGTGCCAGCCATTGGTCTTGGCTGCATGGGCATGTCGGACTTCTATGGTTCTTCATCAGAAGCCAATAACCTGGCGGTGCTGGACCGGGCTGTTGATATCGGCTGCACCTTTTGGGACACCGCCGATATGTATGGTCCGTTTACCAATGAACAACTTCTGGCCAAAGCGTTACGGGGACGCAGAAACCAAATCACCCTGGCCACTAAATTTGGGATCTCCCGGGGAGAAGACGGTAGCTGGCTGGGCACAAAAGGAAGTGCATCCTATGTCAGGGCAAGTTGCGAAGCTTCCCTGAAACGCCTAGGTACCGACCACATTGACCTTTATTACCAGCACCGGGTTGACCCAAAGACACCCATCGAAGAAACCGTGGGCGCCATGGTCGAACTGGTAAAAGCAGGCAAAGTTCGCTATATCGGATTGTCGGAAGCCGATCCGGAAACAATTGCCCGGGCACACGCAGTACACCCTGTCAGTGCCCTGCAAACAGAATATTCCCTGTGGTCCAGAGAAGTAGAGGCTGAAATCATTCCTACCCTAAAGCGGCTGGATATCGGCTTTGTAGCCTACAGTCCACTGGGTCGTGGATTTCTCTCTGGTTCGATCCGCTCACGAAAAGATCTGGAGCCGGGTGACTGGAGGTTGCAGAACCCCCGGTTTTCCGAAGAAGCGATTGCGAAAAACATACAGTTAGCCGATGCCGTAGCCGAGGTTGCCACAGAATTGAATGTTACGCCGGCACAGGTAGCGCTTGCGTGGTTATTGTCCAGGGACATCCCGATATCCGCCATACCGGGAACCAGGAGCATACCACGGCTGGAAGAAAATTGGAGCTCCCAGGAGATCAGACTTCAGGACCAACACCTGAAACGCCTGGAGTCGCTCATTGACGAGGGGGTTGCCGGAAACCGTTATTGA
- a CDS encoding membrane dipeptidase, whose product MKRLHLLSLLIFVNCLVQAQNEYPRSEAKAEKIVASVLRNSPIIDGHNDLFAWYYGCNYKHLPKCPQDIDDYPLDQITAGQTDIPRWRKGGVGGVQINVASDSLSSLLDAYDLLYRLQNTYTSDLEIVRSSYEMGRAMNKGKIALLPMLEGSDALQNKTSLLRTYYKLGLRCVTFTYHTSELADGSDDEPRNNGLSALGREFVQEMNNLGIIIDMSHISAKSMSDILAISKAPVIFSHSNVRKLSDVNRNVPDTILLKLKSNGGLIMIDMVAEHSSMSFSRWMNQGDSLYYAFMKEFPGDNAKLQETMEAWEKKYPMPLVTVSDVADHFDYVKKLIGIDYIGISGDYDGMDYPIPGLEDVSCFPKVLIELAKRGWSKRELKKITCENYLRVFSAIEQKAQKVQQTD is encoded by the coding sequence ATGAAAAGGCTACACCTATTGTCACTTTTGATTTTTGTCAATTGCCTCGTTCAAGCGCAGAACGAATATCCGAGAAGTGAAGCCAAAGCCGAAAAAATTGTAGCCTCTGTATTAAGAAATTCGCCAATAATAGACGGTCATAATGATTTATTTGCCTGGTATTATGGCTGCAACTACAAACATCTTCCCAAGTGCCCGCAGGACATTGATGATTACCCCCTGGACCAGATTACAGCAGGACAGACTGATATTCCCAGATGGCGGAAAGGCGGTGTGGGTGGTGTGCAGATTAATGTGGCAAGTGATTCACTAAGCAGTTTACTGGACGCTTATGACTTACTCTACCGCCTTCAAAATACCTATACCAGCGATTTAGAAATTGTACGAAGCTCTTATGAAATGGGAAGAGCAATGAATAAGGGTAAAATTGCGTTACTTCCCATGCTTGAAGGGTCTGATGCTTTACAGAATAAAACTTCTTTGCTCCGTACATATTACAAGCTGGGATTGCGCTGTGTGACCTTCACTTATCACACCAGCGAACTTGCAGATGGCAGCGATGATGAACCACGGAACAATGGCCTTTCAGCATTGGGGAGAGAATTCGTTCAGGAAATGAACAACCTTGGGATAATCATTGACATGAGCCATATCTCCGCTAAGTCGATGAGTGATATTTTGGCGATCTCAAAAGCTCCGGTGATCTTCAGTCATTCCAACGTACGAAAATTAAGCGATGTTAACCGCAACGTGCCCGACACCATTTTACTCAAGTTGAAATCGAATGGAGGATTGATTATGATTGACATGGTTGCTGAACACAGCAGCATGTCGTTTAGCCGATGGATGAATCAGGGAGATTCACTTTATTATGCTTTCATGAAAGAATTTCCAGGAGACAATGCGAAACTTCAAGAAACTATGGAAGCATGGGAAAAGAAATATCCGATGCCGTTGGTGACGGTATCTGATGTTGCGGATCATTTTGATTACGTAAAAAAATTAATTGGTATAGATTACATTGGCATCAGTGGTGACTACGATGGGATGGATTATCCCATACCAGGGCTTGAAGATGTGTCTTGCTTTCCAAAGGTTTTAATTGAACTAGCCAAGCGTGGTTGGTCCAAAAGAGAGTTAAAAAAAATTACTTGTGAAAATTATTTACGGGTATTTTCGGCGATTGAGCAAAAAGCCCAAAAAGTGCAGCAAACCGATTGA
- a CDS encoding FAD-dependent oxidoreductase, translating to MKNKPLQIVCLGAGYLTIHAVRTLMKSIRKGIVEVSVIDRNNYHVFHGLVAEVLTGKLSLGDIVSPARKLFKGLDFINGEIESVDFEAKEVVTTRLLDGKRFRINYDHLIIGMGSTDDLDKYPGVSENTFRLKVYSDVVSLRNHIISLFEYASIEEDPEERRELLTFVIAGGNYAGIEVAVELDEFAGDMTRYYFPQIGYEEVRIIVLHSGAFILPELGERFPGLLKYAEKKISETNIQIHYNERIQSATPVSARTNKGLEISSRTIISCVGNAQSPLFDQWPVERHESGRLLTDAYFRLAGKENLWAGGDCAAAPHPKGGYCPPLAIYAMKAGKQISKNILRSIHNKPLAQYRFTGLGDACTLAHRRAVGHLYGIPFSGWLAWVAWRIFMFKYLPIWEKKIRTAIDWCIWPFVGRDIASYQSDKQLQVKELFFEPGQDVIVEGEDGNTMFIIYEGEAAISKEGHELGQLKRGDYFGELDVLGKGTRSSTVKSITRLRLLEIRKHLVTKLKKALE from the coding sequence ATGAAGAACAAACCCTTACAAATCGTCTGTCTGGGAGCTGGCTATCTGACCATCCATGCCGTACGGACCTTGATGAAAAGCATTCGCAAAGGCATCGTAGAAGTTTCCGTTATCGACCGTAACAATTACCATGTCTTCCATGGATTGGTGGCGGAAGTCTTGACAGGTAAACTTTCACTCGGAGATATTGTAAGCCCAGCCAGAAAACTGTTTAAAGGTCTTGACTTTATTAATGGGGAGATCGAGTCAGTGGACTTTGAAGCCAAAGAAGTCGTTACAACCCGCCTTTTGGATGGGAAACGCTTCCGGATCAACTACGACCACCTGATCATTGGCATGGGTTCTACCGATGATCTGGATAAATATCCCGGTGTTTCGGAAAACACCTTTCGGCTAAAAGTGTATTCTGATGTGGTGAGCTTAAGAAATCACATCATTTCCTTATTCGAATATGCATCCATAGAAGAGGACCCAGAAGAACGCAGGGAACTGCTCACCTTTGTCATCGCTGGAGGCAATTATGCCGGTATCGAGGTTGCCGTGGAACTGGATGAATTTGCGGGTGATATGACCAGATATTATTTTCCCCAGATCGGATATGAGGAGGTCCGCATCATTGTGCTGCATTCCGGTGCATTCATCCTTCCGGAACTGGGTGAACGGTTTCCCGGATTGCTTAAATATGCTGAAAAAAAGATCAGTGAAACCAATATTCAGATCCATTATAATGAACGGATCCAGTCCGCAACACCTGTTTCTGCCCGCACCAACAAAGGACTTGAGATCAGTTCCAGGACCATCATCAGTTGTGTAGGTAATGCACAATCACCTTTATTCGACCAATGGCCGGTAGAGCGGCATGAATCGGGCCGGTTGTTGACCGATGCCTATTTCCGTTTGGCTGGAAAGGAAAACCTGTGGGCAGGGGGAGATTGCGCCGCTGCTCCGCATCCGAAAGGAGGATATTGTCCCCCTCTGGCGATTTATGCGATGAAAGCCGGAAAACAAATTAGCAAGAATATTTTGCGCTCAATCCACAATAAACCCCTTGCTCAATATCGCTTTACCGGTTTGGGAGATGCCTGCACGCTGGCACACCGACGTGCCGTAGGGCATTTGTATGGTATCCCCTTCTCCGGGTGGCTAGCCTGGGTGGCCTGGCGGATTTTTATGTTCAAGTATTTGCCGATCTGGGAAAAGAAGATACGCACGGCAATTGACTGGTGTATCTGGCCTTTCGTAGGAAGGGATATTGCAAGTTACCAATCGGATAAGCAGCTGCAGGTTAAGGAGCTTTTTTTTGAACCAGGACAGGATGTGATCGTTGAAGGAGAAGATGGAAATACCATGTTTATTATTTATGAAGGTGAGGCAGCTATATCCAAAGAAGGTCATGAGCTTGGTCAGCTCAAACGAGGCGATTATTTCGGTGAGCTGGACGTTTTAGGAAAAGGGACACGAAGCTCAACCGTTAAATCCATAACCCGGTTAAGGTTGCTGGAAATACGCAAACATCTGGTTACCAAACTGAAAAAGGCCCTGGAGTAG
- a CDS encoding acetyl-CoA C-acyltransferase → MRPSFLVGGVRTPIGKFGGTLSTVRADDLAAGVIRHLVDRYGRIPFEEYDDVLLGCANQAGEDNRNVARMALLLAGLPWSVPGETINRLCASGMSAVIHAHHAITNSDADLLIAGGVEHMTRAPWVLSKSAMPFGRDVELFDSSFGWRFINPNMHERFGTDSMGATAENLAQAYHISREAQDAFALSSQIKASAADASGRLAEEIVSVEIPRRKADPLLFEKDEFIKPQTTLEGLSKLNPAFLTAAEGGTVTAGNSSGLNDGAIALLIASEDAVHRHQLEPLARIVASSVVGVEPRMMGIGPVPATRKLLAKTGLTLGDMDIIEINEAFAVQVLACLQELGLPQDDPRINPNGGAIALGHPLGMTGARILLTAALELANQMKRYALVTMCVGVGQGYAVLLERS, encoded by the coding sequence ATGCGACCATCTTTTCTTGTTGGTGGAGTGCGCACCCCTATCGGTAAATTCGGTGGAACATTAAGTACAGTACGAGCCGATGATCTGGCTGCCGGCGTGATACGTCATCTGGTCGATCGGTACGGACGAATCCCCTTTGAAGAATATGATGATGTGTTACTGGGATGCGCAAACCAGGCCGGTGAGGATAACCGGAATGTAGCCCGCATGGCACTGCTTTTGGCAGGGTTGCCCTGGTCGGTACCCGGAGAAACCATCAACCGGCTTTGTGCCAGTGGAATGAGTGCCGTCATCCACGCGCACCATGCCATAACCAACTCCGATGCAGACCTGCTGATCGCCGGAGGTGTCGAACATATGACACGGGCCCCCTGGGTGCTTTCCAAATCAGCGATGCCATTTGGCCGTGATGTTGAGCTATTTGATTCCTCCTTCGGCTGGCGGTTTATCAATCCCAACATGCATGAGCGATTTGGCACTGACAGCATGGGTGCGACTGCTGAAAACCTGGCACAGGCTTATCACATCAGCCGCGAAGCCCAGGATGCTTTTGCGTTATCTTCACAAATAAAAGCGAGTGCCGCAGATGCAAGTGGACGGCTGGCGGAAGAAATTGTTTCCGTCGAGATCCCCAGACGAAAAGCAGATCCGCTTCTTTTTGAAAAGGATGAGTTTATTAAACCACAAACCACACTGGAAGGGCTCTCGAAACTGAATCCTGCCTTTCTGACCGCTGCGGAAGGTGGTACCGTGACCGCCGGTAATTCTTCCGGGTTGAATGATGGTGCCATTGCGCTTTTGATCGCGAGTGAAGATGCAGTCCATCGCCATCAACTTGAACCGCTGGCCAGAATTGTCGCTTCTTCAGTCGTTGGTGTCGAGCCTCGAATGATGGGAATCGGACCGGTGCCGGCTACGAGAAAATTATTGGCTAAGACCGGACTCACACTGGGTGACATGGACATTATTGAAATCAACGAGGCATTTGCTGTTCAGGTCCTGGCCTGCCTCCAGGAGCTCGGCCTGCCCCAGGATGATCCGCGTATCAACCCGAATGGAGGTGCCATTGCCCTCGGGCATCCACTAGGCATGACCGGTGCACGCATCCTCCTTACAGCAGCACTGGAACTGGCCAATCAAATGAAACGCTATGCCCTGGTAACCATGTGTGTCGGGGTCGGACAGGGATATGCCGTATTATTAGAAAGAAGCTAA
- the paaZ gene encoding phenylacetic acid degradation bifunctional protein PaaZ, translated as MQQLEHFIEGKWQKGAGQGKILYHAITGDPIYRAAGDGIDLGNALEYGRRVGGPVLRGMTFHERGRMLKKLASYLYTMKENYYPISYQTGATRADSWFDIEGGIGNLFSNASLRRQFPDQPFYTEGDAVPSSKGGTFIGHHIMVPREGIAIHINAYNFPIWGMLEKIAVNLLAGVPAIVKPATVTAYLTEAMVRDIVNSGILPDGALQLIAGGGRGLLDHVMYQDVVTFTGSATTGLQLKSHPRVLSEAVPFNLEADSLNCTILGDDAYPGTPEFDLFIKEVRKEMTIKCGQRCTAIRRILVPEKLTGDVQAALVSVLQETTIGDPQREGVRMGALVSRDQVAEVRERITQLTQSAKIVYGDPHQVEAHAADPGKGAFMSPILLRVHDPFHQVAVHEVEAFGPVSSLIPYRDLDEALMLARMGKGSLVASMTTYDDALARKFVLGAAAHHGRLLILNRDCAKESTGHGSPLPTLIHGGPGRAGGGEEMGGKRGVLHYLQRTAIQGSPTTITHVTGIYQRGSKVTHDEVHPFRRYFEDLEIGGQWITAKHTVTEADIVNFANVSGDHFYAHVDETSLEGTLFERRVAHGYFLLAKAAGLFVEPRKGPVLLNYGIDECRFTKPVYPGNTIGVKLTVKEKINQDKRDETDIAKGIVKWDVEVYDESNEPVALAVVLTMVKKRNQD; from the coding sequence ATGCAGCAACTGGAACATTTTATTGAAGGTAAATGGCAAAAAGGAGCAGGCCAGGGCAAGATTCTGTATCATGCCATCACCGGAGATCCCATTTATCGTGCAGCAGGTGATGGTATCGACCTGGGCAATGCGCTGGAATACGGACGCCGCGTCGGAGGCCCTGTATTGCGTGGAATGACATTCCACGAAAGGGGACGGATGCTGAAAAAGCTGGCATCCTATCTATACACCATGAAGGAAAATTATTACCCCATTTCTTATCAGACCGGGGCTACCCGCGCAGACAGCTGGTTTGATATCGAAGGAGGTATCGGGAATTTATTTTCCAATGCCAGCCTGAGGAGACAATTTCCGGATCAACCTTTCTATACGGAAGGCGATGCGGTCCCGAGTTCAAAAGGTGGTACCTTCATCGGGCATCACATCATGGTTCCCCGCGAAGGCATCGCCATTCACATCAATGCCTATAATTTTCCCATCTGGGGCATGCTGGAGAAAATAGCGGTCAATCTGCTGGCAGGTGTGCCGGCTATTGTAAAACCGGCCACAGTCACGGCTTACCTGACCGAAGCCATGGTGCGCGATATTGTCAACTCCGGTATATTGCCTGACGGCGCTTTGCAGTTGATTGCAGGTGGCGGCCGTGGTCTCCTTGATCACGTCATGTACCAGGATGTGGTCACCTTCACAGGATCTGCAACTACTGGCCTGCAGCTTAAATCACATCCGCGTGTGCTAAGCGAAGCAGTGCCATTCAATCTGGAGGCCGACTCATTAAACTGTACGATTCTCGGAGATGATGCTTACCCTGGTACTCCGGAATTTGATTTATTCATCAAGGAGGTGCGTAAAGAGATGACCATCAAATGTGGTCAGCGATGTACGGCAATACGCAGGATATTGGTACCTGAAAAATTGACCGGGGATGTCCAGGCGGCACTTGTTTCCGTATTGCAAGAGACCACGATCGGTGACCCGCAGCGGGAAGGCGTACGGATGGGTGCGTTGGTCAGCCGGGATCAGGTTGCCGAAGTTCGTGAACGTATCACCCAATTGACCCAGTCGGCCAAGATCGTTTATGGCGACCCGCACCAGGTGGAAGCCCACGCCGCCGATCCCGGGAAAGGAGCTTTCATGAGTCCCATTTTGCTGAGAGTGCATGACCCTTTCCATCAGGTAGCGGTACATGAGGTTGAAGCATTTGGTCCGGTGAGTAGTCTGATTCCTTACCGGGACCTGGATGAAGCATTGATGCTGGCCCGCATGGGCAAAGGATCACTGGTAGCCAGCATGACGACATACGATGATGCCCTGGCCCGGAAGTTTGTCCTCGGAGCTGCGGCCCATCACGGGCGATTGTTAATCCTGAACAGAGATTGTGCGAAAGAGTCCACTGGTCACGGGTCACCCTTGCCCACGTTGATCCACGGAGGGCCGGGCCGGGCCGGAGGGGGAGAAGAAATGGGCGGTAAACGGGGCGTATTGCATTATCTGCAGCGCACCGCTATCCAGGGAAGTCCCACCACCATAACGCATGTCACAGGCATTTATCAGCGGGGTAGTAAGGTGACTCACGATGAGGTGCACCCGTTTCGTCGTTATTTTGAAGACCTTGAGATTGGCGGGCAGTGGATCACTGCAAAACATACGGTGACCGAGGCCGACATTGTTAACTTTGCAAATGTAAGTGGGGATCACTTCTACGCACATGTCGATGAAACTTCTCTCGAGGGTACCCTTTTTGAACGGCGGGTTGCACATGGATACTTCCTGTTGGCTAAAGCTGCCGGATTATTTGTTGAGCCACGCAAAGGACCTGTATTGTTGAACTACGGCATCGATGAATGCCGGTTTACCAAACCGGTTTATCCGGGAAATACCATCGGGGTTAAACTGACTGTGAAAGAAAAAATTAACCAGGACAAAAGGGATGAAACCGATATTGCCAAAGGAATCGTAAAATGGGATGTGGAAGTCTATGATGAATCCAACGAGCCGGTAGCATTAGCCGTTGTTCTCACCATGGTTAAAAAAAGAAATCAGGATTGA
- a CDS encoding enoyl-CoA hydratase/isomerase family protein, translated as MKEGYVQTTAINDRVRRIEFFHPAHNALPGKLLAELEQAIKALENTPGIVAVLLTSAGDRTFCAGADFDELAAIRDEAGGFEFFSGFARIINACRTSSKLIIGRVQGKAVGGGVGLAAATDVCFATIESSVRLSELAIGIGPFVIGPAVERKTGKSAFSTMAWNPEQWFDAQWAKDQGLFQEIYQDISLMDQAITAYVAQIDRYHPAAIEALKIVNWEGTEHWDQLLADRARISGKLVLSDFVKHKIQSIQNKIKRQE; from the coding sequence ATGAAAGAGGGGTATGTGCAAACGACAGCCATCAACGATCGGGTGCGGCGGATCGAATTTTTTCATCCGGCCCATAATGCATTGCCCGGCAAGCTCTTGGCTGAACTGGAGCAAGCCATAAAAGCATTGGAGAATACACCAGGTATTGTTGCAGTCCTGTTGACCAGTGCCGGTGACCGGACGTTTTGTGCAGGTGCAGACTTTGATGAACTGGCGGCGATCAGGGACGAGGCCGGTGGATTCGAATTTTTCTCCGGATTTGCACGGATCATTAATGCCTGCCGGACCTCTTCAAAATTGATCATCGGCAGGGTGCAGGGTAAGGCTGTCGGCGGGGGAGTGGGTCTTGCTGCTGCAACCGATGTATGTTTTGCCACCATTGAATCGTCGGTTCGGCTCAGTGAATTAGCCATAGGCATCGGACCGTTTGTTATCGGACCTGCAGTAGAACGGAAGACCGGGAAGTCTGCATTTTCTACGATGGCCTGGAATCCCGAACAATGGTTTGACGCCCAATGGGCGAAGGACCAGGGGCTTTTTCAGGAGATCTACCAGGATATCAGCCTGATGGATCAGGCAATCACAGCTTATGTAGCCCAAATTGATCGTTATCATCCTGCTGCGATTGAAGCCCTGAAAATTGTAAATTGGGAGGGGACAGAACATTGGGATCAGCTATTGGCGGACCGTGCCAGGATAAGCGGAAAGCTGGTCTTATCCGATTTTGTCAAGCATAAAATTCAAAGCATTCAAAACAAGATTAAACGTCAGGAATAA
- a CDS encoding acetyl-CoA C-acyltransferase: MKSAYVISAVRTPLGSFGGQLAMFGATALGSKAIEGALAVANIDPGAVEEVFMGNVVSANVGQAPARQAALGAGIHINVPCTTINKVCSSGMKSIMFGAQAIQLGLADVVVAGGMESMSNIPYYIPNARWGYKYGGGELIDGLQRDGLNDAYGHEPMGIYADRTAEKYNISREAQDDFAIKSYQKAARATEYGKFRNEIVGIPIPQRKGDPVMMTEDEEFHRVQFDKIPALKPAFSKGGTVTAANASTINDGAAALVLASEDAIKKYGLKPIARIVSYADAAHEPEWFTTAPALAAPKALQRAGLTKEDIDYYEVNEAFAVVTMVFNQILDIDPEKVNVNGGAVSLGHPLGASGARIVCTLQHVLQDHDAKYGLATLCNGGGGASAIILEKI; the protein is encoded by the coding sequence ATGAAATCAGCTTATGTCATTTCGGCTGTTAGAACCCCTTTAGGTAGTTTCGGCGGTCAGCTGGCTATGTTTGGTGCAACAGCACTGGGTAGCAAAGCCATTGAAGGTGCACTTGCCGTCGCCAACATCGACCCGGGAGCCGTTGAAGAAGTATTTATGGGTAATGTGGTTTCGGCAAATGTGGGGCAGGCACCTGCAAGACAGGCAGCTCTGGGTGCGGGGATCCACATCAACGTGCCCTGTACCACTATCAATAAAGTGTGTAGCTCCGGAATGAAATCCATCATGTTTGGTGCACAGGCCATCCAACTGGGTCTTGCCGATGTGGTTGTTGCCGGAGGCATGGAATCAATGTCCAATATTCCGTATTACATTCCCAATGCCCGCTGGGGATATAAATACGGTGGAGGAGAGCTGATCGACGGATTGCAGCGCGACGGTCTTAATGATGCTTACGGTCATGAACCCATGGGTATCTATGCGGACCGGACTGCAGAAAAATACAATATCTCCAGGGAAGCACAGGACGATTTTGCCATCAAGTCTTACCAGAAAGCGGCCCGGGCAACAGAATATGGCAAGTTCAGAAACGAGATAGTAGGGATTCCGATACCGCAACGCAAGGGGGATCCGGTGATGATGACCGAAGATGAAGAATTCCACCGGGTTCAATTTGACAAGATCCCGGCCCTAAAGCCGGCTTTTTCCAAGGGAGGCACCGTGACGGCTGCCAATGCCTCAACCATCAACGATGGTGCGGCAGCACTTGTACTCGCGAGCGAGGATGCCATTAAAAAATACGGTCTGAAACCCATTGCCCGCATCGTGAGCTATGCCGATGCCGCCCATGAACCGGAGTGGTTTACGACTGCACCCGCCCTGGCAGCACCGAAAGCCCTGCAGCGTGCGGGATTGACTAAAGAGGACATTGATTATTACGAAGTCAATGAAGCCTTTGCTGTGGTGACCATGGTCTTCAATCAGATCCTCGACATCGATCCCGAGAAGGTGAACGTGAATGGTGGTGCGGTGTCCCTCGGTCATCCATTAGGTGCTTCCGGCGCTCGCATCGTCTGTACCTTACAGCATGTATTACAGGACCACGATGCCAAATACGGCCTGGCAACACTGTGTAATGGTGGTGGCGGAGCTTCTGCAATTATTCTGGAAAAGATCTAG